In Xenopus tropicalis strain Nigerian chromosome 5, UCB_Xtro_10.0, whole genome shotgun sequence, one genomic interval encodes:
- the LOC101731956 gene encoding sterile alpha motif domain-containing protein 12, translating into MAEASQPVGDEEVWEKPVSEWTVQDVCLWLQYGPLQDGAGLVQAAYTHSISGRALLRLTDSLLKRMGIYQEKLRRLILVEVLELRLQQELHQLLHITDGFGDQR; encoded by the exons ATGGCTGAGGCTTCCCAG CCTGTAGGGGACGAGGAGGTTTGGGAGAAGCCGGTGAGCGAGTGGACAGTACAGGACGTGTGTCTGTGGCTCCAGTATGGACCCTTACAAGATGGCGCGGGCCTGGTACAGGCTGCCTATACTCACAGTATCTCAG GTCGGGCTCTGCTGAGACTGACGGACAGTTTGCTGAAGAGGATGGGGATTTACCAGGAGAAGCTCCGGAGACTAATTCTTGTGGAAGTTCTAGAATTGCGACTACAGCAAGAGCTGCACCAACTACTGCACATCACTGATG GATTCGGTGACCAACGGTAG
- the LOC116411049 gene encoding LOW QUALITY PROTEIN: all-trans retinoic acid-induced differentiation factor (The sequence of the model RefSeq protein was modified relative to this genomic sequence to represent the inferred CDS: deleted 1 base in 1 codon) has protein sequence MRPGAVLRCALGCASRMRWTPTGGLRRTRLDLCVCVCVTLSLAPCYRLDLWNCSLAQLDPTLHLTQAAVVLDLSSNPLRDLPSEFFRGLLGLQYVALPAELSCPGGNNSWENVNVTSAVRVCQDQRSSCNSTSEWVLCPENSVCAPDGPGYMQCVCAPGFHGYKCLRESTFPILMFFGILGLVTACLSVLLWCTQRRKVKSQ, from the exons ATGCGACCGGGGGCCGTTTTGCGctgcgcactggggtgcgcgtcgCGCATGCGCTGGACTCCCACAGGCGGCCTCCGGCGCACGAG GCtggacctgtgtgtgtgtgtgtgtgtaactctctcactggctccctgttacaggctGGACCTGTGGAACTGCTCTCTGGCTCAGCTGGACCCCACCCTGCACCTCACACAAGCGGCTGTAGTTCT AGACCTCTCCTCTAACCCACTGCGGGATCTCCCCTCTGAGTTTTTCCGTGGCCTGTTGGGGCTGCAGTATGT CGCTCTCCCTGCCGAGCTCAGCTGC CCGGGGGGCAATAACTCATGGGAAAATGTGAATGTGACTTCGGCTGTGAGAGTGTGCCAGGACCAGAGGAGCTCATGTAACAGTACCAGCGAGTGGG TGCTGTGCCCAGAGAACTCTGTGTGCGCCCCAGATGGGCCCGGATACATGCAGTGCGTCTGTGCCCCAGGATTCCATGGCTACAAGTGCCTCAGAGAG AGCACGTTTCCTATACTGATGTTCTTTGGGATCCTTGGCCTGGtcactgcctgtctgtctgtcctgctgTGGTGCACTCAGCGCCGGAAAGTAAAGAGCCAATGA
- the LOC116411050 gene encoding extensin-like, protein MIHPHQPHHQPIHPHQPHHQPIHPQRINQTHPHQPTINRFTPTINRFTPTNPTINRFTPHHQPIHPNTPPSTDSPPPTPPSTDSPPPTPPSTDSPNPPSTDLPHPKSDINQLTPTNPTNNRFTNTNPPSTHSPPPTRPSNDSPHPNPPSTDSPPPTPPSTDYPPTNPTINRFTPTNPTINRFTPTNPTINRFTPLNPTINRFTPPTPPSTDSPPPTPPSTDSPPSSTDSPPNPIINRFTPTNPTINRFTPIINRFTPTNPPSTDSPPPTPHQPNSPTPPSTRFTSHPQIHHQPQLTPTTSPTTDYQHHTHHRMDFIPNQPTINSIHPHHHQLISPPPPSTINPTQSPTNSNDHAHQPHHQRFTRHPTSTIDRVHQTPTVHHQRIHPPPTHINRLTAHQPTNQPDSPTNHQSNQPGHRYRFTPTINDSPTPTPNHHPIHPPPTLTINPLDTPPTATSTDSRTPPHHSDDFYSPTNPTHQTIHKHTTINRFTRALSPRFNPSANKIINANLTPYHSHHTDFTPILVQTHPTPTTTIQNRVSRHATQPTYQPDSSPPKPPSHATISPAPTHHQIDSPHQKPIHQPINPHIQPFTPHSSPIPTHPAIKSLLHRTNPPSANSPTNPTNKTDSHT, encoded by the exons ATGATTCACCCCCACCAACCCCACCATCAACCGATTCACCCCCACCAACCCCACCATCAACCGATTCACCCCCAACGCATCAACCAAACTCACCCCCACCAACCGACCATCAACCGATTCACCCCCACCATCAATCGATTCACCCCCACCAACCCCACCATCAACCGATTCACTCCCCATCATCAACCGATTCACCCCAACACCCCACCATCCACCGATTCACCCCCACCAACCCCACCATCAACCGATTCACCCCCACCAACCCCACCATCAACCGATTCACCAAACCCGCCATCAACAGATTTACCCCACCCCAAATCCGACATCAACCAACTCACCCCCACCAACCCCACCAACAACCGATTCACCAACACCAACCCACCATCAACCCACTCACCCCCACCAACCCGACCATCGAATGATTCACCCCACCCAAACCCACCATCAACCGATTCACCCCCACCAACCCCACCATCAACCGATTACCCTCCCACCAACCCCACCATCAACCGATTCACCCCCACCAACCCCACCATCAACCGATTCACCCCCACCAACCCCACCATCAACCGATTCACCCCACTCAACCCCACCATCAACCGATTCACCCCACCAACCCCACCATCAACTGATTCACCCCCACCAACCCCACCATCAACCGATTCACCCCCATCATCAACCGATTCACCCCCCAACCCCATCATCAACCGATTCACCCCCACCAACCCCACCATCAACCGATTCACCCCCATCATCAACCGATTCACCCCCACCAACCCACCATCAACCGATTCACCCCCACCAACCCCACATCAACCGAATTCACCAACCCCGCCATCAACTAGATTTACCTCCCACCCCCAAATCCACCATCAACCTCAACTCACGCCCACAACCTCACCAACAACCGATTACCAACACCATACCCACCATCGAATGGATTTCATCCCCAACCAACCCACCATCAACTCGATTCACCCCCACCACCATCAACTGATCTCCCCGCCACCACCATCAACGATTAACCCCACCCAATCGCCCACCAATTCCAACGATCACGCCCACCAACCCCACCATCAACGATTCACTCGCCACCCAACCTCCACCATCGACCGAGTTCACCAAACACCTACCGTCCACCATCAACGGATTCACCCGCCACCAACCCACATCAACCGATTAACCGCCCACCAACCCACCAATCAACCCGAttcacccaccaaccaccaatcaa ACCAACCCGGCCATCGATACCGATTCACCCCCACCATCAATGATTCACCAACACCAACCCCTAACCATCATCCGATTCATCCCCCACCAACCCTCACCATCAACCCACTCGACACCCCACCAACCGCCACATCAACCGATTCACGCACACCACCCCACCATTCGGATGATTTCTACTCGCCCACCAACCCCACTCATCAAACAATTCACAAACACACTACCATCAACCGATTCACCCGCGCACTATCACCGCGATTCAACCCATCAGCCAACAAAATCATCAACGCAAATCTCACGCCCTACCACTCCCACCACACCGATTTCACACCCATCCTAGTTCAAACCCACCCAACCCCCACCACCACCATTCAAAACCGAGTTTCACGGCATGCCACGCAACCCACCTATCAACCTGATTCCTCCCCACCTAAACCGCCATCCCATGCAACCATCTCACCCGCACCAACCCACCATCAAATCGATTCACCCCACCAAAAGCCCATCCATCAACCGATCAACCCCCACATTCAACCGTTCACCCCCCACTCATCACCGATTCCCACCCACCCCGCCATCAAAAGTTTACTCCACCGTACAAATCCACCATCAGCCAACTCACCCACCAACCCCACCAACAAAACCGATTCACACACCTAA
- the LOC116411051 gene encoding proline-rich extensin-like protein EPR1, producing the protein MIQPPPNPPSTIHPQPTPSINQKLHPQPTPLIKRDHPTTPTINQLPPPTPPIQPMSPQPHFPINRFTPPPHHQPIHFPTTPPSPTHAINPTINRFTHHPTNNPSHPPPLPSSRFTPPTPHNQFNPHQRPINHQLRPPPTTIQPIQPPPSMINPHQPHHQRFTPTNSHHAIRFTPPPPTYQPIQPPPTPPITDSPTTTHHSQPNSPTPMPFNAITPHNPHASTDCTPQQPPSITRSPTINRFTPNHIHHHQLTAPTITPHQPHHQPTSPTPNPTITNLNPTNRGIHIPTNPHQ; encoded by the coding sequence ATGATTCAACCCCCACCTAATCCCCCATCAACGATTCACCCCCAACCAACACCATCCATCAACCAAAAGCTGCACCCCCAACCAACCCCACTCATCAAACGCGATCACCCCACAACCCCTACCATCAACCAACTCCCCCCACCAACCCCACCAATCCAACCGATGTCACCCCAACCACACTTTCCCATCAACAGATTCACCCCACCACCCCACCATCAACCGATTCACTTCCCAACAACACCACCATCACCAACTCACGCCATCAACCCCACCATCAACCGATTCACCCACCACCCCACCAACAATCCATCTCACCCTCCACCCCTACCATCAAGCCGATTCACCCCACCAACCCCCCACAACCAATTCAACCCCCACCAACGCCCAATCAATCACCAACTACGACCCCCACCAACCACCATTCAACCGATTCAACCCCCACCATCAATGATCAACCCCCACCAACCCCACCATCAACGATTCACCCCCACCAACTCCCACCATGCAATCCGATTCACCCCCCCACCACCCACCTATCAACCGATTCAGCCACCACCAACCCCACCAATAACCGACTCCCCTACAACCACCCACCATTCACAACCGAATTCACCCACTCCCATGCCATTCAACGCGATTACCCCGCACAATCCCCACGCATCAACAGACTGCACACCTCAACAGCCACCATCCATAACACGATCACCCACCATCAACCGATTCACCCCCAACCATATCCACCATCACCAACTCACCGCACCAACGATCACTCCCCACCAACCCCACCACCAACCGACTTCCCCAACACCAAACCCCACCATCACCAATCTCAACCCCACAAACCGCGGGATTCACATCCCTACCAATCCCCACCAGTAA